The Streptomyces sp. Alt3 genome has a segment encoding these proteins:
- a CDS encoding aldehyde dehydrogenase family protein, with protein sequence MASAFDYAPAPESRSVVDIAPSYGLFIDGEFTEAADGKVFKTVSPSTEEVLSEVAQAGAEDVDRAVKAARRAFEKWSALPGSERAKYLFRIARIIQERSRELAVLETLDNGKPIRETRDADLPLVAAHFFYYAGWADKLDHAGFGRRTAEGIAGANPRPLGVAGQIIPWNFPLLMLAWKIAPALATGNTVVLKPAETTPLSALFFADICRQAGLPKGVVNILTGYGDAGEALVSHPDVNKVAFTGSTAVGKAIARQIAGTDKKATLELGGKGANIVFDDAPVDQAVEGIVTGIFFNQGQVCCAGSRLLVQESVHDEVLHALKRRLSTLRLGDPLDKNTDIGAINSAEQLSRITALVETGEAEGAERWSAPCELPSAGYWFPPTLFTGVSQAHTVARDEIFGPVLSVLTFRTPDEAVAKANNTQYGLSAGIWTEKGSRILAVANKLRAGVVWANTFNKFDPTSPFGGYKESGFGREGGRHGLEAYLDV encoded by the coding sequence ATGGCATCCGCATTCGATTACGCACCGGCTCCGGAGTCCCGCTCCGTCGTCGACATCGCCCCCTCGTACGGCCTGTTCATCGACGGCGAGTTCACCGAGGCCGCCGACGGCAAGGTCTTCAAGACCGTCAGCCCGTCCACCGAGGAGGTGCTCTCCGAGGTCGCGCAGGCCGGCGCCGAGGACGTGGACCGCGCGGTGAAGGCGGCCCGCAGGGCGTTCGAGAAGTGGTCGGCGCTGCCCGGCTCCGAGCGCGCCAAGTACCTCTTCCGGATCGCCCGGATCATCCAGGAGCGCTCGCGCGAGCTGGCCGTCCTGGAGACCCTGGACAACGGCAAGCCGATCAGGGAGACCCGCGACGCGGACCTCCCGCTGGTCGCCGCGCACTTCTTCTACTACGCCGGCTGGGCCGACAAGCTCGACCACGCGGGGTTCGGCCGGAGGACGGCAGAGGGAATCGCCGGCGCGAACCCCCGCCCGCTCGGGGTGGCCGGCCAGATCATCCCGTGGAACTTCCCGCTGCTGATGCTCGCCTGGAAGATCGCCCCGGCGCTCGCCACCGGCAACACCGTGGTGCTGAAGCCCGCGGAGACGACACCGCTGTCCGCCCTGTTCTTCGCCGACATCTGCCGGCAGGCGGGCCTGCCCAAGGGCGTCGTCAACATCCTCACGGGGTACGGCGACGCGGGCGAGGCGCTCGTCTCGCACCCCGACGTGAACAAGGTCGCCTTCACCGGCTCGACCGCCGTGGGCAAGGCCATCGCCCGGCAGATCGCCGGCACGGACAAGAAGGCCACTCTCGAACTGGGCGGCAAGGGCGCGAACATCGTCTTCGACGACGCGCCGGTCGACCAGGCCGTCGAGGGCATCGTCACCGGCATCTTCTTCAACCAGGGCCAGGTCTGCTGCGCGGGTTCGCGGCTCCTCGTGCAGGAGTCCGTGCACGACGAGGTGCTGCACGCCCTCAAGCGCAGGCTGTCCACGCTCCGGCTCGGCGACCCGCTGGACAAGAACACCGACATCGGCGCGATCAACTCCGCGGAACAACTCTCCCGGATCACCGCACTCGTCGAGACGGGCGAGGCCGAGGGCGCCGAGCGGTGGTCCGCTCCGTGCGAACTGCCGTCCGCCGGTTACTGGTTCCCGCCGACCCTGTTCACCGGGGTCAGCCAGGCGCACACCGTCGCCCGCGACGAGATCTTCGGCCCGGTGCTGTCGGTCCTGACGTTCCGCACGCCGGACGAGGCCGTCGCCAAGGCCAACAACACCCAGTACGGCCTCTCCGCGGGCATCTGGACGGAGAAGGGCTCCCGCATCCTCGCGGTGGCGAACAAGCTCCGCGCCGGTGTCGTGTGGGCCAACACGTTCAACAAGTTCGACCCGACCTCGCCGTTCGGCGGATACAAGGAGTCGGGCTTCGGCCGCGAGGGCGGCCGTCACGGTCTGGAGGCCTACCTCGATGTCTGA